The proteins below come from a single Ochotona princeps isolate mOchPri1 chromosome 13, mOchPri1.hap1, whole genome shotgun sequence genomic window:
- the DYDC1 gene encoding DPY30 domain-containing protein 1 isoform X1 — MESSYLQKHLGTCLTEGLAEVARVRPVDPIEYLALWIYKYNENTTLEQLRQKEMAELEHERELALLEQEIMERLKAEELMFQQQQMELQLELEMQEKEKQRIEELQKAQEQLEKMRMEVIARGEDSLHSEDALPDSGKTLAEISDRYGAPNLSRVEELDEPMLSDVALNIDQDL; from the exons ATGGAGTCGTCATATCTCCAGAAGCATCTGGGGACATGCCTAACTGAAGGTCTTGCAGAAGTGGCGAGAGTTCGCCCAGTGGATCCGATAGAATATTTAGCATTGTGGATTTACAAGTATAATGAAAATACAACCTTGGAACAACTG CGACAGAAGGAGATGGCAGAGCTGGAGCATGAACGAGAGCTGGCTCTGCTGGAGCAGGAGATCATGGAGAGACTCAAGGCGGAGGAGCTCATGTTTCAGCAG CAACAGATGGAACTCCAGCTGGAGCTGGAAATgcaagaaaaggagaagcagagaatagAAGAACTACAGAAAGCGCAGGAACAATTAGAGAAG ATGAGAATGGAAGTTATTGCTAGGGGTGAAGACAGCCTGCACTCAGaa GATGCACTACCAGACTCAGGCAAAACCCTGGCTGAAATCAGTGATCGCTATGGAGCCCCTAATCTGAGCAGAGTGGAAGAACTGGATGAACCGATGCTCTCCGAT gtTGCATTAAACATTGATCAAGATTTGTAG
- the DYDC1 gene encoding DPY30 domain-containing protein 1 isoform X2: MESSYLQKHLGTCLTEGLAEVARVRPVDPIEYLALWIYKYNENTTLEQLRQKEMAELEHERELALLEQEIMERLKAEELMFQQQQMELQLELEMQEKEKQRIEELQKAQEQLEKMRMEVIARGEDSLHSEDALPDSGKTLAEISDRYGAPNLSRVEELDEPMLSDVSHSCSV, translated from the exons ATGGAGTCGTCATATCTCCAGAAGCATCTGGGGACATGCCTAACTGAAGGTCTTGCAGAAGTGGCGAGAGTTCGCCCAGTGGATCCGATAGAATATTTAGCATTGTGGATTTACAAGTATAATGAAAATACAACCTTGGAACAACTG CGACAGAAGGAGATGGCAGAGCTGGAGCATGAACGAGAGCTGGCTCTGCTGGAGCAGGAGATCATGGAGAGACTCAAGGCGGAGGAGCTCATGTTTCAGCAG CAACAGATGGAACTCCAGCTGGAGCTGGAAATgcaagaaaaggagaagcagagaatagAAGAACTACAGAAAGCGCAGGAACAATTAGAGAAG ATGAGAATGGAAGTTATTGCTAGGGGTGAAGACAGCCTGCACTCAGaa GATGCACTACCAGACTCAGGCAAAACCCTGGCTGAAATCAGTGATCGCTATGGAGCCCCTAATCTGAGCAGAGTGGAAGAACTGGATGAACCGATGCTCTCCGAT GTGTCCCACAGCTGCAGCGTTTAA